From one Microbacterium sp. 10M-3C3 genomic stretch:
- a CDS encoding histidine kinase: MTSQTAAPEPPAGAAPTAAMPPTAGAAPTAAMPPTAGAAPTADAAPTSGPVPPPAAGAPAAPAPPAPPTPARRGRNAATAPLHVLGAIAHLAALGLVGPIVFGILFSLLGFGVGLVFALLIGVLVLIAFVYALWATAWLEAARIEGLYGFGVPAPRLRPQPRPGFGGVMLMFWRQAIDPGVWRGVANLAVATILGVVTIVLTSLVASGAALTFSPLFAGAGRARLWGIGLDLPGGWAFVVGPLMVLLGLAAIVGLAVLHGVLARLILVPSREVQLAAQARLAGEQRAGAVRAADVERTRIERDLHDGVQPRLVSVGMTLGLARQKIDDDPAAAKALIEEAHTSTKSAITELRQLARGIHASVLDDRGLDAALSALAARSHVPVQLDVRLDGRCERSAEAAVYFAIAESLTNAAKHSRASGVRVAVRRRDDGTLWARVEDDGIGGARILPGGGLDGIANRILGAGGTYRLDSPNGGPTALEVSVPCAS, from the coding sequence ATGACCTCGCAGACCGCTGCCCCCGAACCCCCGGCGGGCGCCGCGCCCACGGCCGCCATGCCGCCCACGGCCGGCGCCGCGCCCACGGCCGCCATGCCGCCCACGGCCGGCGCCGCGCCCACGGCCGACGCCGCGCCCACGTCCGGCCCCGTGCCGCCCCCGGCCGCCGGCGCCCCCGCAGCCCCCGCACCCCCCGCACCGCCCACCCCGGCCCGTCGCGGGCGCAACGCCGCCACGGCGCCCCTGCACGTCCTCGGCGCGATCGCGCACCTCGCCGCGCTCGGGCTCGTCGGACCGATCGTGTTCGGCATCCTCTTCAGCCTCCTCGGCTTCGGCGTAGGGCTCGTCTTCGCGCTGCTCATCGGCGTGCTCGTGCTCATCGCGTTCGTCTACGCGCTGTGGGCGACAGCGTGGCTCGAGGCCGCGCGCATCGAGGGGCTCTACGGATTCGGCGTGCCGGCGCCGCGCCTGCGTCCTCAGCCGCGTCCCGGATTCGGCGGCGTGATGCTGATGTTCTGGCGCCAGGCGATAGACCCGGGCGTGTGGCGCGGCGTCGCGAACCTCGCCGTCGCGACGATCCTCGGCGTCGTGACGATCGTGCTGACGAGCCTCGTCGCCTCCGGCGCGGCGCTGACGTTCTCGCCGCTGTTCGCCGGGGCCGGGCGGGCGCGCCTGTGGGGCATCGGCCTCGATCTCCCGGGCGGGTGGGCGTTCGTCGTCGGGCCGCTCATGGTGCTCCTCGGCCTCGCCGCGATCGTCGGGCTCGCCGTGCTGCACGGCGTGCTCGCGCGCCTCATCCTCGTGCCGTCCCGGGAGGTCCAGCTCGCCGCGCAGGCGCGTCTGGCCGGCGAGCAGCGCGCGGGAGCCGTCCGGGCCGCCGATGTCGAGCGCACGCGCATCGAGCGCGACCTCCACGACGGCGTGCAGCCCCGGCTCGTGTCGGTCGGCATGACCCTCGGCCTCGCTCGTCAGAAGATCGACGACGACCCCGCCGCCGCGAAGGCGCTCATCGAGGAGGCGCACACCTCCACGAAGTCCGCGATCACCGAGCTCCGCCAGCTCGCGCGCGGCATCCACGCGTCGGTCCTCGACGACCGGGGGCTGGATGCGGCGCTGTCGGCGCTGGCCGCCCGCTCGCACGTGCCCGTGCAGCTGGACGTGCGCCTCGACGGACGCTGCGAGCGCAGCGCCGAGGCCGCGGTGTACTTCGCGATCGCCGAGTCGCTCACCAACGCCGCGAAGCACTCCCGCGCGTCGGGCGTGCGGGTCGCGGTGCGCCGCCGCGACGACGGCACGCTGTGGGCCCGCGTCGAGGACGACGGCATCGGCGGCGCCCGCATCCTCCCCGGCGGCGGCCTGGACGGCATCGCCAACCGCATCCTCGGCGCCGGCGGCACCTACCGCCTCGACAGCCCGAACGGCGGCCCCACCGCGCTGGAGGTGAGCGTCCCGTGCGCATCCTGA
- a CDS encoding serine/threonine-protein kinase, whose product MSRRAPQSPPELPGFTYLELLGSGGFADVFLYEQHLPKRRVAVKVLLTDRMSSGSVAAFTAEANVMAMLSTHPAIVTIHQAGVAGDGRPYLVMEYCSKPNLQARYRREPFSVAEALRVGVQVAAAVETAHRAGVLHRDIKPANILVTEYNRPALTDFGIASTTGAGDAGGLSIPWSPPEALAAVPTGDRRSDVWSLGATVYSLLAGRSPFELSGQRNSGAELLERIEKLPLPPLGRPDAPPSLQRVLERAMAKAPADRYDTALAFARALQKVQIELAHGVTPIDILDDGTPDGVVDDEDDGLTRVRGVVSIDPETAPAAGATRPAASAAASAAAWGPTTATGGGADADATHFRGPSVISPGLDDTVVAARPPARGASAATPAAAPAPAVAATPAAAPAPAVAAPPLPPVPAGVPVPGGPAAVGPTDPGATPRGSRRALWLTAGAAAFVVVIAVILALALPAVLGGGATPEPTAAPSDQPVDVLPQAAPRPTDLAGTVTPGGVVFTWTNPDPADGDTYLWGVAVPGGEPSLESVTETTVTVPADSSGRTCIEVLTRRANGQASQPATACAP is encoded by the coding sequence GTGAGCCGGCGCGCACCCCAGTCGCCGCCCGAGCTGCCCGGCTTCACGTACCTCGAGCTGCTCGGCTCGGGCGGGTTCGCCGACGTGTTCCTGTACGAGCAGCACCTCCCCAAGCGGCGCGTGGCCGTCAAGGTGCTGCTGACCGACCGCATGTCGAGCGGATCGGTCGCGGCGTTCACCGCCGAGGCGAACGTCATGGCGATGCTCTCAACCCATCCGGCCATCGTGACGATCCACCAGGCGGGGGTGGCCGGCGACGGCCGGCCGTACCTCGTCATGGAGTACTGCTCGAAGCCGAACCTGCAGGCCCGCTACCGGCGCGAGCCGTTCTCGGTGGCCGAGGCGCTGCGGGTGGGCGTGCAGGTCGCGGCGGCCGTGGAGACGGCGCACCGGGCGGGAGTGCTGCACCGCGACATCAAGCCCGCGAACATCCTCGTCACCGAGTACAACCGGCCGGCGCTCACCGACTTCGGCATCGCCTCCACGACGGGCGCCGGCGATGCCGGCGGGCTCTCGATCCCGTGGTCGCCGCCCGAGGCGCTCGCCGCCGTCCCGACGGGCGACCGCCGCTCCGACGTATGGTCGCTCGGTGCGACCGTGTACAGCCTCCTGGCCGGGCGCTCGCCGTTCGAGCTGTCTGGGCAGCGCAACTCCGGCGCCGAGCTGCTCGAGCGCATCGAGAAGCTGCCGTTGCCGCCCCTCGGCCGTCCCGACGCACCGCCGTCGCTGCAGCGCGTGCTCGAGCGCGCGATGGCGAAGGCGCCCGCCGACCGATACGACACCGCGCTCGCCTTCGCGCGGGCGCTGCAGAAGGTGCAGATCGAGCTCGCGCACGGCGTGACTCCGATCGACATCCTCGACGACGGCACACCCGACGGCGTCGTCGACGACGAGGACGACGGCCTCACGCGCGTGCGCGGCGTGGTGAGCATCGACCCCGAGACCGCGCCGGCCGCGGGCGCCACGCGGCCCGCCGCATCCGCGGCCGCCTCGGCGGCGGCGTGGGGCCCGACGACCGCGACCGGCGGCGGTGCTGACGCGGACGCGACCCACTTCCGCGGCCCGTCCGTGATCTCCCCCGGCCTCGACGACACGGTGGTCGCGGCCCGCCCGCCCGCGCGCGGTGCGAGCGCCGCGACGCCCGCCGCCGCGCCCGCGCCCGCGGTCGCCGCGACGCCCGCCGCCGCGCCCGCGCCCGCGGTCGCCGCGCCGCCGCTGCCACCGGTGCCCGCAGGCGTTCCCGTGCCCGGCGGGCCGGCCGCCGTGGGTCCGACCGACCCCGGCGCGACGCCGCGCGGGAGCCGACGCGCGTTGTGGCTGACGGCGGGCGCCGCCGCGTTCGTCGTCGTGATCGCGGTCATCCTGGCCCTCGCACTCCCGGCGGTCCTGGGCGGCGGAGCGACCCCGGAGCCCACGGCCGCGCCGTCCGACCAGCCCGTCGACGTGCTGCCGCAGGCGGCCCCGCGGCCGACCGACCTCGCCGGCACGGTCACCCCGGGCGGCGTCGTCTTCACGTGGACCAACCCCGATCCCGCCGACGGCGACACGTACCTGTGGGGGGTCGCGGTGCCCGGGGGCGAGCCGTCGCTGGAGAGCGTGACCGAGACCACCGTCACGGTGCCCGCCGACTCGTCGGGCCGCACGTGCATCGAGGTGCTCACGCGTCGCGCGAACGGCCAGGCGTCCCAGCCCGCGACCGCCTGCGCCCCCTGA